A section of the Herpetosiphonaceae bacterium genome encodes:
- a CDS encoding carboxypeptidase regulatory-like domain-containing protein has protein sequence MTRSVLNGTLWIVSVLLVAFALAACGAVMTDPSGQGANSADTPTHGPGGSIDPDAPVSNVPGQSSADSGIGSGVEGRVLDASGNPVVGAVVVPQSHDSPPHAIPELAVLTSGDGRYQWPLPPGRYTFTVHHDAYAPTTSELVTVTQGQPITLDITVRKR, from the coding sequence ATGACTCGCAGCGTCTTAAACGGCACGCTCTGGATCGTCTCGGTGCTATTGGTGGCATTTGCCTTAGCAGCATGTGGTGCAGTTATGACCGATCCTTCAGGACAGGGCGCGAACAGCGCCGACACGCCCACGCACGGCCCCGGCGGCTCAATCGATCCCGACGCTCCGGTCAGCAACGTGCCCGGCCAGAGCAGCGCCGATAGCGGTATCGGCAGCGGCGTGGAGGGTCGCGTGCTCGACGCCTCCGGCAACCCGGTGGTCGGCGCGGTCGTGGTACCTCAGTCGCACGATAGTCCGCCGCATGCTATCCCGGAGCTGGCGGTGCTGACCAGCGGCGACGGACGGTATCAGTGGCCGCTCCCACCGGGCAGGTACACCTTCACCGTCCACCACGACGCCTACGCGCCGACGACCAGCGAGCTGGTCACGGTCACGCAGGGCCAGCCGATCACCCTGGACATAACGGTACG
- the panD gene encoding aspartate 1-decarboxylase produces MAIYRTMVRGKIHRATVTAADLHYIGSITVDSTLLEAADILPFERVQVVDVTNGNRLETYTIAGEPGSGTIQLNGAAAHLVNVGDLVIIMAYAQVEEPVPEGWQPSVVLVDEHNTITDIRRMRPQGGLTGC; encoded by the coding sequence GTGGCAATCTATCGCACTATGGTTCGCGGCAAGATTCACCGTGCTACCGTTACCGCCGCCGACCTGCACTATATAGGCAGCATCACTGTTGACTCGACACTGCTGGAAGCGGCGGATATTCTGCCCTTCGAGCGCGTGCAGGTGGTAGATGTCACCAACGGTAATCGCCTTGAAACCTATACGATCGCGGGAGAGCCAGGCAGCGGCACGATCCAGCTCAACGGCGCGGCAGCCCATCTGGTCAATGTCGGCGATCTGGTGATCATTATGGCCTATGCGCAGGTAGAAGAGCCGGTGCCTGAGGGCTGGCAGCCGAGCGTCGTGCTGGTCGACGAGCACAATACGATCACCGATATCCGGCGGATGCGCCCGCAGGGCGGTCTGACCGGCTGCTAG